Genomic segment of Zingiber officinale cultivar Zhangliang chromosome 11B, Zo_v1.1, whole genome shotgun sequence:
ccgaaacttgaaggaagaagaagaaggtgctaggtggtcctcatcttggaagatcgttgcccacacaacgtccgaggttagaagaggaatacggtagaagatcaagaggtctttctaaaaggtataactagtaattttcctttccgcatcatactagttatttttggaaataataccaaatacaataggcatgcgattctagtatttcgaatttgttttcgatgttgtgttcttttttttccttttccttgtgatttgattgttcttttcggttgacctaaagttatttaaggaaattaaatattaactttccttaaaaggctttgtctacgcggtggtggttgttcccatatccaagaaggtcatgtgcctcgccatgtagtcctggaagccaattttggaaactaatatttaatgaaattaataacttaggtgatttggatcgaacgtgttaagttccacaggagatccgagtctaaacctaaaagaacaaatagattaaactttggatcaaacgtgttaagttccgcaggcgatccaagtttaatttaaaagaacacatggtagctaggaaaaggttcagacctttgtacaaaattttttgtacagtggaaccattaggtttttcgagtagcaaccaacagatctataggttggtaaactcgtactcgtagttttacaaacttttattcttcgcacggatctagtggcagggtttcggggtttccgcgacgcgaaaaagcggttttcgctgcccgaaaaacccaacattaaccactaagaacaatcaaatcacaagatcgaaaaagaaaagaaacacaaattgaaACGTAAATTCGAAACCTTGAATCATAAGccttttgtgtttggtatttcaaaattcatacaaagaaaactagtatgatgcagaatggaattactagttatacatttctttgtaaacaacaacctcttaatctcctatcgtattcctcttcttatctcggacgtcgtgtgggtgacgatctaccgagatgagaaccaccaccaccttcctccttgcaagtttcggccaccaaccttcaagctcaaAGGGATGCTAGatcaaagcctcctttctctccttcttctccaagcaagatccggccaccacaagagctccaagagagggtgtcgccggccactaaagaagaagagaaaaggaagactaGGGGTCAGCCacatcaaggaagaaaagagaggaatagaagagagttgtttgtctcatgaaggcaccccctccctctcttttataatccttggtcatagcaaataagaaaaattaattataattaaaactttcttattttccttgctattgaataaaaaggaaaatttaattaaaattcctttttaatctctcttatggtcggccacctcaaagcttccaaataaggcaagttttaaacaaaaaattaaaacttccttatttatttccaaaaatttttaaaataaaaatttctcttttaaattcccttcatggttggttataaaagaaaacttttataaattaaaatctctcttttaaaacatgtggatgatttataaaaaggaaagttttctccaaaattaaaattttccttttaactacaaataaggaaagataactAATctctctcttaatcttttgtagaaaactataaaagaaaatatttaaattttaaactctcttttaaaatcatagctTCCacgtaaggaaagattttaaaaaataaatcacttttattttattttggccgccccacctagcttgagctccaagccaGGGCCGACCACTAACTTGCACCCATTAGCcttgttttggccggccctagcttggactccaagctagcttggccggccaccttaaggtgggtaggaaGTGAGTATTTGGTGggtataaggctttataaataagaggctacgataagaaccgagagaaggaattgattttggtctcccgatgaaattaagcttcccgtgttcgccccgaacacccaacttaatttcatgaataataattcataccactaaagaattattattgaactaccacaccaatcccaaattatattttgggctccttcttatcatgagtgtgttagtctccctgtgtttaagatatcgaatgtccattaattaaatgagttactgacaactcacttaattaatatctagctccaagagtagtaccactcaaccttatcgtcatgttggactaagtccacctacaaggtttacatgacaatccttatgagctcctcttgggggcattatcaaactagatcactaggacacagtttccttctataatcaacaacacatactataagtaatattatttcccaacttatcgggtctattgatttatcgaactaaatctcacccattgataaattaatgaaataaatactaaatatatgtgcttgttattatatcaggattaagagtacacacttccataataatagaggtcttgttcttttatttagttagtataaaaagaaaatacCTCAAATGgtactactcaatacactctaagtgtactagtataattatatagtcaagataaactaatacctaattatactacgaccattcaaatggtttgttcttatccatcttggtcgtgagctactatttataatttataaggaactgataacatgatcttttgtgtgggacaccacataccatgttattttcaatataaattaattgaacaactacacttaacatataaatgtaatttttttttaccaatgtgattctttatttcaaaataaatgtttacaaaaaactaggcttttaatatacactctaacactctcCTAGTTTAGACTGTGCTTGTTATGGTTTGGGTCAGCCTACGTGTTGGACACAACTCTTGGGCTGGGCGCATCtgatctatatttttttaaaaaaaaataaaaatatatttaaaaaattaattaaggtcCTCGGTCAATTGTTGCATGTTGGACActctttatgaagaaaaagacaaTAATACTTATCCCAAACATCCTTCCCTTATAATCTCCCATCTAGCTATGCGGGATAGATATTGGACGctctttattaaaaataaataaataattaattaacaaaTCAAATATTACTGAATTTGAAGGATTTCTTCATctctataaatttttttaattaattgttagGATAAATCAAGAAGCACTTGCAATAGATGATCCAAAAGTCCGCATTCCATGATtatatatttcatttagataaaaGATCTTATAAATACACCTTAATTACGGATTGAATTGCGGATGTCACAATAAAATATCCTTCCGCTTAGCTCCGAGACTACTAGACACTCTTTATAAACATTACAGGTTGTCATAAGCGATTGTATtaggaaattattattattagggaatacttatttgtttactaattattagagaataattattattagaaaatacttatttgtttcctaattattagaaaataattatttattttctaattattagagaataattattattattaagaaatacttatttattttctagtattttatatgttttcctattttatgtatttttcctattttttactttgtaatggtatttatatatcACATATTGTCATTAATAAATGGTACGAATTCTATCgtcaacatggtatcagagcgttAAGcttaacaataatttttttttcttttctccacaaTATCCACCAGCCGCCTTCTACAATGGCTGTCGACAACGACATCACTCGCTGgctatctctcacaaatactcATGATTCACCTTCCGCCCTTGTGGTTCTTACTGTCAATGTTCAAGCACCGTTGGAACTCACCATCTCCAATTACTCTGTCTGGCGCTTGCAATTCACATCTCTTCTATTCGGATATGACTTACTAAGTTTTGTTGATGGCTCACATCCCTACCCCTCTGTGTAGATAACGCCTACAGACGTCACGCTCCCTCAGGCGAATCTTGATCATATTCTCTGGTTCCATCAACATCAACTTCTCCTCAACGGTATTATAGGCCTCTGAACTACGAGTTATTCATATTTCTAATGAGAATCAGTTGGTTGATGCACTTACCAAGTCACTTTCTCGACCTCATTGTTTGCTACTTGCAGTAAGATTGATGTCATTTCTGGGACACCAAACGTAttaggaataattattattaataaatatttatttgtttcctaattattaaaaaaaaattattattaagaaatacttatttgtttactaattattagagaaaattattaaagaataattattattagaaaatacttatttgtttcctaattattaaaaaataattattattagaaaatacttattttataatttctctattttatatatttttcttattttttattttataattatatttatataccATATATGGTACGAATTCTGTGGTCAATAGATTGTACCTACTCTGACCCACATCCTTTCAATGCACTATAAAATGGCAACAATCGCCGAAGCCTGATGCAAGGAAGTACAATGGCCTCTGATGGAAACCACCTCCGGATTCCGAGTGTTGACTTCCGCGGGCTGTCGCTGAGCAGCCCCGGCGGCGGGAGCTGGGACGCTGCTCGTGAGCAGGTGATGTCAGCCCTGGAGTCCTTCGGCTGCTTTGAGGCCATCTACGACGCGGTGAGCGAGGGCGCCAAGGACCAACTTTTCCGCGGTGTGTTGCCTGAGCTGTTCAAACTTCCAAGGGAGATCAAGATTAGGAACGAGTACGTGGGATTGCCATACCACGGTTACTTCTGCCAGAGCCCCCATTCGCCCATCGATAGCTTGCGTATCGAGGACTCCCCCACCCTCCACAGCGTCCAGCAGTTCACCTCCCTCATGTGGCCTGACGGGAATCCCACCTTCAGGTACCAGCCTGTCTCACCATTACTGTTATTATTTCAGTAAAAATTGCCAAAATCCTAATAGTTTTGTTTATTTACGTAGCAACGCTGTCTGGACAGCTGCTAAGCAAGTCCAGGAGTTGGAGCGGATGGTTGTGAGGATGATCTTGCAAAGTATGGGCATGGAAAAGCATTATGATTCTCTGGTGGAATCACTTATTCATGGCGTTCGGTTTACAGAGTATGGAATTCCATTCGATCAAGAATCAAAGGTCAATATGAAGGCACATGCTGATGCCAACATTCTCACTGTAATCTGCCAGTATGAAGTAGATGGCCTGGAGGTGCAGACAAGGGATGGAGAATGGATTCGGCCGGTGCCCCAGCCAAACTCCTTCACTGTCATGCTTGGGGAAGCATTTCAGGTATGTACATTTCATACCACAGAACAACAACAATTCAATCCTGATCAGACTTGTTTTTTATAATACACAAGTGAATTGTATAGGCTTGGAGCAACGGGAGGCTGCCTGCTACTCTTCATCGTGTGAGAGTTACTGGCCACCAAAAAAGATACTGTGCAATTTTCAATAGTCGGCCAAAGGATGAGATCCTGTTTCAGGCACCGAGAGAGATGATGGATGAAGAGCATCCTTTACGTTTTAGGCCTTACAAATATCCTGATTACATACTCTTCCGCTTCTTGGCTGAAGGTGGGTCAGATCTTCATGAAGATCCATTGCAAGCTTACGCCGGAGTTGAGGGGCAACTTAATGATGCTTGAATGTCATCTGCTATATAATGATTTGAAATAAACGCTTATATCTTGTGGATGCCATCTCTTTCATTTCAATCCTAATTAAAGTCACTTTGAGCAAATACTCGTGAGGGAGAAAAATGGAGAGAAGCCATTACGTAAATATGAAATTGATGGGCTAAAGCAAGTTATCTTTTGTCGAGGAAATATGATTTGCAGTTGTTAGGATAATTTACCAGTTTTATAATATCGTCATCTGTGCTTCTACAACAACAATAACTAAATCTTTTCCTATTAGATAGGGTCAACTGTATGAATCTTTTTACACCATTGAACTTTATCTtctattatattatcatttatatttaaataaatgttctcttattttattgttactaattaagtcttttttaatttttttcttcctcatttgatatacatatttatcatagtttcacatcgcctaattgaAACAGTATTGTCTGTGCATTTCTTAAAggaaaaaaccaaaaaaaaaatatttacaatgCCGCGACGTGTCTATCTTAATTAgagcataaagaaattaaaaagtcAACTTCAATTAATGAATTTAGAAGGAAAAAAACTCCTGGTTGAGGAATTATAATTCTGTGGCTTGGTCAACACGATTCCAGTGAAAGGTTCAGCGAGTCTTAAGATCTCTTTGAGATTCTAGAGAAAGAGATAAATGAACGGGCATTGGTCTGGTAGGAACGTTCCTCTTCTCACAGAGGAGGAATCTAGTAAGAGATGATCCTGTATATGAACGCCAACGCATATGTCATCTGTGAGTGGATGTCAATAAGACTTTGTAGAAAGATCTGTTAGAGCTTGGATGGCAGAAGACTAGACGAAAAGGGTTAAAATGATGGTCAGGATTTCTTAACACAATCACTCTGATGTTTAAATAAGTTTCAAAAAGaggacaaagaaagaagaagaatgaTTTAGGATTGGGGATGCGTGTGCACGTACTTGTTTGCCCCTTCATATTCTCTATGTGTTCCTCAATTCTCGTCTATGTTACACCATCTACTCATAGTAAATAGTTATGTTTTTTTACGTTCTCCATATAAAACGGTTATGTTGTCTGTATCTTCCATGAGCAACGGCTACCTATTTCACCTATGGAGTCGAGAACGGTACAAGTACGAAGGTGGAGACAATTCGAAGTTAAGGCGGCATAGTGTCGGGAGTGACATGGACACTGGTGGAGCCAGCTCGGGTGATCTACTTGGATTGTGGACCACTAGTGTGGACGTCGACGCCAACATCACGTGGGCCAgccttctattttttttaatttttttcctttactCAAGAAAATCAGCTTTCCACTGTTGTTGGCCCCCGGGCTACAGCCCGAGTAGCCAACAACGTGGCTCCGCCCTTAGACACGAAGTCAGGGAGGCATGAAGTCTCGAGTGACACAGAGTCACCATCTATATAAGAACAATTATCTTTAGCCACGGGACATCCCCTTATTACTCCCGCACGAAGAGAAAAATGTAACGCTACAGTTTTGTTGACTAGACGATACCAATTAAGTACGCTATCTTCCTAGCTACGAAAATTCTAAAGTCTTCTAAATTAGTAATTATTATTCAAAGATATTGAAAAACTAGCCCTAAGTTGGTTAAGTGTTTCCAACCAGAAGTCTCTATACTGGAATTAATTGCCCAGGAAATCAAATTGAATTATAACATCGAAAAAAAAAGTAAGACAAGTTGACCAAAACTCAATGGACCATTCAAGCACACACGCACAAATAGCAAAATGAAAACTCAATTCTACCTTGTTCAATATTATACCTTAACATATTATCCTTATGAAATCTCGCATTTTTTTCAGGGATTAGCATGTCTTGATGCTGCAAAAACTATAATCAAGCAGATATGATATACCTATTCTTGTTTGACTATGATTCCAACAAAATATAATTATGAGTTGAGTTAAAGTAATATGGCATTAAGTCATGGCTGCCTCCATTACTAGTAGCAACTTTAAGGCAGCATAGCTTCACATGTTCTTTCAGCTACTGAAGTAGTTGTTTAACTATGAGAGATTTAGCTTCCAAGACCGGCAATCTTACAGTAGAAACTCCGCAACCGATGCTAGCTAGAACGGCCTCAACCCAACAtcacttttgaaaactatttcatgtGAAATTTTACAGAAACAAAAACTTGTAAAAACACAGAGCCACCATAGCAATTGGTCCTCTCATGAAATCAGTCCTCGTGGTGGATGGAAGTAATAACAATATACATGGGACGCTAGCTATGGATTAATAATTATACTAATAGTACGTTGTCAAAAGATGAaggttttgttgttgttgttcacCATGGAATCTGCCATCTTGAGGTTCTTGGCTATCAGCTTCTGAGCTCTCTTGCTTCTGATCTCCACCCTCATGCTGTCTGTCTTGTCCATTTTGCCGTAGATTGGCTTCTTATTCCCCTTCAGTGACTTGATTTTTGATTTGAGGCTGCCCACAAGCCTCTCGAATTGCTGGCTCATCATCACCATCTTCTCCCTCTACCTTGTGCCAAATTTAAGATTCAAACATAATCAAATACTTAATAATTAATCAAGCACAGAAAAAAATACTCAGAAATATGTAAATgaagcagagagagagagagacctgAAGCAAGGAGCAAGAAGAGATGAGAAAGGAGATGATGAAGGCCAGAGCTTAGCGTTGCTTGGTGGCTGTTATAGACAAATGTGTGGCTTGTGATGATACCACCCTCATTTTCCAGCACATTAAAATGACCATGACACTTTTATTTTGTGGTTATTAGTGTAAAATAGAGACCTTGAGATGGGTTTTGTTTTTTTACTTCTGCTTTTTAAAATAAAGACAAAATGTGTGTTTGgagaaacaaaattttaattagcttgTTGGAGTTTGAATATTAGCTGATTTATTTTTTTCCCCTTTGGTTCGTTCAAGGTGGCAATTCAAatctcattaaaaaaaatttgattatttttaaaGTGATCAGTTCGGTCTATAGAATTTTTTTACTGATCATCAGAATAAATTAGGAAACGTACACGGTGGTCAATTCAGAAGTCCAGTATCCTTTGATTGCGTCAAAAAATTCATACAAATAAATTATAGTTAAGGTTTGAATCTCGGATATCTGAATGACAATCTGAATGTCCTATCACGATATTATGTCCCCGGAAATATTCAAATCTCATTCAAAATATTATAGGTAGGGACTTTGAAAAATTTGTAACATGTGCCATCCGTTAACATCTATCTATATTTCCCGATTTATATCCATGATAATGAAAAACTTTAGATTGATCATCTTTGAAATTAGTAAGATGGGATGGTAAGAGTTGgacatcatgattttaaaaaattgtacAGTCTAAGATTTTATTTATGAGGTCATTGAAGTGAAGATCAAAGTCCCTACTGGCGTTGAAGATTCAAAATCCGGTGGACGATTAGGGAGGATGGAATATGACAATTTTGGACGTTGAAATATGTAACATCACTGATTAAAAATAGCTTCACTGAACCGTCTCCTATTCCCGGTTCAAAAATATTCAGGGCTCGGGTTAAGTATCCTACGTCCCTCCTCCCCCAAATCGCTCGCGTTCTACTGGCTTCTCGACACTGATCCTCATGGCGGTGGTCTCCCCTTCTTCTTCCCAAACCCTAGACTCAAACTCCGACGCCGGCAACCAACAGTCCTCTGCCTCGTTCGATTCGGCTCCTGTCTCTCTTCCCCCAGCCGCTTCGATTCCTGCTCCTGCTGACGCCTCCAACACTCCGAACTCAATCCCTAATCAGGCGCCGTTAGCTCCGCCTCCTCCGGCTGTCCCATCCTTCGTGCCTTCCTTCCGGCCCCTTGGGGCTCCTCCTGTTCCTCAGTATTCTGGGGCTAATAGCCCCATGGCGCAGAACCCTGCTTTCCTCGCGTCGATGGGACAGCCCCCCAGCATCCATCCGCCTGGCGTCTCCACCTCTGCCTCGGCCATGCCTCCTGGAGCGCCTCCGGGTGCGGTTCTGCCTCTGCGGCCTGGTATTCCCTACCAAGTTGCTCCTGGTCAGCCTTCAGCCCCGATGCCGTATGCTCAAGTTGGAAATGGTTATATGTCTGTACCTCCTCAGGGTCCGATGGCGATGCCTCCTCCGGGTAGGTTTTCTTATCGTCTCGATGCacatctttttatttttatttttgtaagaTGGATTGCTGTATTCAGTTATGACCTAGCTTTGCTTATGTTACGTTTGAATTGCCTATACTTGCCCGTTGGTAGTGTTCCTCTTATTTCGTACAACTTAAAATTTTAGCACTTCAAATTATTCTGGCGCATTGTTGGAGGGGGGTGATTTCTGGCCTTAAATTTCGCTTGATCTCCAATATCATTTTCTGTTGTGTGAATGATATAAATTGTTAGGTGATATGCTAATGTTAATTGATTATTGCGTGTAGTAAGGTCATTAATTTAGACAAGTATATTGGAGATGGAAAAGAAGAGAACCTATAGGTAGGTTAGAAATGGATTCATTTAATAGCAATGATCTGATATTTTCTCCTACAGCCCAATCCAATGATTAAAGGTGAAATGATCGTCAGGCTTCCTCTTCCAGTTCTTAGAAGATGACTTCCAGTTACGTTGGTATGCTTAAATTTGTCTAATTATGTTGGATTCATACCACCAGTTTGTGTATTAAGTATTGCTGCCAAGTTGGTAATTAGGTCAGATACAGAAACAACAAATTTTGGTCAGTGATTGTGCTTTTTTTATGTTACATACAATCACTTTGTTGGATGAATCTCCCTTGCGCTTGTCATGGATTTCTAAATCTGACATCAGTGGATCATGTTATCATCTGGGTGCTGGTTGCATCATTTTTACTAAGGTACtatgatcttcttcatgtttttagtGTTGTTGCCATTCTTGAGATTTTTTGGGTGCTCAAGTGCTATTCTTTTTTCTCAAACAATCCAGTTTTCATTGTTCTTAAGTAGGATAAGTTGTAGTGATAAATTTTAGTGCTTTCAAATTGAATAGCACATTGACTTGATCCTGAGCTCAGCCAATTTAATTCATGGTGTAACTTCTGAAGTTTATATGGGAGGATATGGATAAGGTAACCTCAATTTCACATCTCAGTTTTCATGAAACAATTTCTGTTTTATTCGAATGTTCCCCCAGGTTTTCCACACAGCTGCTGGTATTTGCTATCTTTGTGGTGAGATCCCTTTTATGTTTTCATTGTGTGGAAAAAAACTTTAATTGCTATTGATAATTTTACTTGGATTATAAGATAGCATGCTATGAGTTTTGATTAACTTTGTTCACAAGTTAAGGGTACTATTTGACATGTTGGCATAGATATTGTTTGTTATTCTACAGGAATGCCCCGCTATCCAGCTCCTTACCCGATGATTCGCCCTATATTTCCTCCACGTCCATTTCCCCCGACTGGTGTGATTCCACCGATGCCTAGGCCTCCAATTCCAGGGATCTGGGGGCTGCCACCGGTAGCCACTCCAATTGTCAGGCCTATTGTTCCAGTTTCTACACCAATGGAGAAGCCACAAACTACTGTTTATGTTGGCAAGATTGCAACCACAGTAGAAAATGAATTTCTCCTTTCAATTCTCACAGTAAGTTTACtgaacatatatttttttttcaacttataGACTACAGgagtatttatttatatttgaattttgaaagtcAGTTTGTTATGCCTCTTTTAAAAATTTgctgtcttttttttttcaagcTTTGTGGACCTGTAAAGAGTTGGAAAAGGGCACAAGATCCTTCTGATGGTACACTTAAGGCCTTTggattttgtgaatttgaatCTGCAGAAGGAGTTCTTCGTTCTTTACGCTTACTGAGCAAGTTGAATATAGATGGGCAAGAATTGATGGTACGATCTGCTGGATATAAGTTTTCTTTTGTCATAAGTACGTTGGAATGTC
This window contains:
- the LOC122034105 gene encoding probable 2-oxoglutarate-dependent dioxygenase AOP1, which gives rise to MASDGNHLRIPSVDFRGLSLSSPGGGSWDAAREQVMSALESFGCFEAIYDAVSEGAKDQLFRGVLPELFKLPREIKIRNEYVGLPYHGYFCQSPHSPIDSLRIEDSPTLHSVQQFTSLMWPDGNPTFSNAVWTAAKQVQELERMVVRMILQSMGMEKHYDSLVESLIHGVRFTEYGIPFDQESKVNMKAHADANILTVICQYEVDGLEVQTRDGEWIRPVPQPNSFTVMLGEAFQAWSNGRLPATLHRVRVTGHQKRYCAIFNSRPKDEILFQAPREMMDEEHPLRFRPYKYPDYILFRFLAEGGSDLHEDPLQAYAGVEGQLNDA